A genomic window from Thunnus thynnus chromosome 12, fThuThy2.1, whole genome shotgun sequence includes:
- the LOC137194494 gene encoding serine/threonine-protein kinase MAK-like isoform X1, with protein MNRYTMLKQLGDGTYGSVLLGKSNETGELVAIKRMKRKFYSWEECLNLREVKSLKKLNHANVVKLKEVIRENDHLYFVFEYMKENLYQLMKERNKLFPESVVRNLTFQILQGLSFIHTHGYFHRDMKPENLLCMGPELVKIADFGLAREIRSQPPYTDYVSTRWYRAPEVLLKSNSYSSPIDIWAVGCIMAELYTIRPLFPGNSEVDEIFKICQVLGTLKKLDWPEGYNLAASMNFRFPKCVPTSLRSLIPNASDEAITLMKDMLQWDPEKRPSAAQALRYPYFHVGQSLGTPLKYSEQHKTHAKVAEANAEPKPLSLCKTQAESLHQPLHQIQLPQEPNTQQPARPSTLTEGQQEPLSLVKNRQPMSWQTPGRATPTGAENSVTGVRTGRRRWGQTSIKSVDSFDSVDDADAGASISKKPTIRDALSCRFPESKNCTGGKPTSNKGLNRADSTTLSAKQHYLRQSRYLPGINPRINSSAGNQVVGRNLWGSSCLTRGQDFPFNKDLSFSKLTDKLPLKEKTLEDFDLFKDSFMSSSNNPTRTTYMSPFQKTETGAARQRITLAPIGGTSAIDLSSAADLRIDSKIKPSKNKNSSNKPAPSNEEYDGWRSRSLNSQIPCSSTSATGRNSLPRNTNIQPIHGRVDWTAKYGGHR; from the exons ATGAACCGCTACACCATGCTGAAACAGCTGGGTGACGGCACCTACGGCAGCGTGCTCCTGGGCAAGAGCAATGAAACTGGGGAACTGGTAGCCATAAAGAG GATGAAGAGGAAGTTTTATTCTTGGGAAGAGTGCTTGAATCTGAGAGAGGTGAAG TCACTGAAGAAGCTGAACCACGCCAATGTGGTGAAACTGAAAGAAGTCATCAGAGAAAATGACCACCTCTACTTTGTCTTTGAGTATATGAAAGAAAACCTCTATCAGCTCATGAAAGAAAG AAACAAGTTGTTCCCTGAGTCAGTCGTCAGAAACTTGACATTTCAGATATTACAGGGACTGTCCTTTATTCATACACATG GGTATTTCCATCGTGATATGAAACCGGAGAACTTGCTCTGCATGGGCCCCGAGCTGGTTAAAATTGCTGATTTTGGACTTGCTAGAGAAATCCGCTCCCAGCCTCCTTACACCGATTATGTGTCCACGAGATG GTACCGAGCTCCAGAGGTTCTACTCAAGTCCAACTCCTACAGTTCGCCCATTGACATCTGGGCCGTGGGATGCATCATGGCGGAGCTCTACACAATCAGACCGCTGTTTCCTGGCAACAGCGAGGTGGACGAGATCTTCAAGATCTGTCAGGTGCTGGGAACGCTGAAGAAG TTGGACTGGCCTGAGGGCTACAACCTGGCGGCCTCCATGAACTTCCGCTTCCCAAAATGTGTCCCCACCAGCCTCAGATCCCTGATCCCCAACGCCAGTGACGAGGCGATCACGCTGATGAAAGACATGCTGCAGTGGGACCCTGAGAAAAGGCCAAGTGCTGCTCAG GCTCTGCGGTATCCATATTTCCATGTCGGCCAGTCGCTCGGTACCCCTCTCAAGTACTCGGAGCAGCACAAAACCCATGCAAAGGTGGCAGAGGCAAACGCAGAACCGaagcctctgtctctctgtaagACCCAGGCTGAGTCTCTCCACCAGCCACTTCATCAGATCCAACTTCCCCAGGAGccaaacacacaacaaccaGCGCGTCCCAGCACGCTGACAGAGGGGCAGCAAGAACCTCTCAGCCTGGTTAAAAACAGGCAGCCAATGAGCTGGCAGACT CCTGGGCGAGCAACTCCCACAGGAGCAGAGAACAGCGTGACCGGAGTGAGGACCGGACGTCGGCGATGGGGCCAGACGTCCATCAAGTCAGTTGACAGCTTCGACAGTGTTGACGATGCAGACGCTGGAGCTTCCATCTCCAAAAAACCCACCATCAGAGATGCACTCAGCTGTCG ATTTCCAGAGTCAAAGAACTGTACGGGAGGAAAACCAACAAGCAACAAAGGGCTGAACAGAGCAGATTCCACTACCTTGTCTGCCAAACAGCACTACCTGCGCCAGTCCAGATACCTACCTG GCATAAATCCAAGAATTAACTCGTCAGCAGGAAACCAGGTGGTTGGCAGAAACCTGTGGGGCAGCTCGTGCTTAACCAGAGGACAGGACTTCCCTTTTAATAAAG ATTTAAGTTTTTCTAAACTAACAGATAAGCTGCCTCTAAAAGAAAAGACTCTGGAGGATTTTGATCTCTTCAAAG ACTCCTTCATGAGCAGCTCCAACAATCCGACCAGGACGACGTACATGTCACCTTTTCAGAAGACGGAAACAGGAGCAGCGAGACAGAGGATCACACTGGCGCCGATAGGAGGAACGTCTGCTA TTGATCTGTCGTCTGCTGCTGATCTAAGAATTGATTCCAAAATCAAACCATCCAAGAACAAGAACTCTTCAAATAAACCGGCGCCCTCaaatgaag AGTACGATGGATGGAGGAGCAGATCTTTGAATTCTCAAATCCCTTGTTCCAGCACCAGCGCTACGGGCAGGAACTCCCTCCCCAGGAACACAAACATTCAGCCGATACACGGACGAGTAGACTGGACGGCCAAATACGGAGGCCACCGGTAG
- the LOC137194494 gene encoding serine/threonine-protein kinase MAK-like isoform X2: MKPENLLCMGPELVKIADFGLAREIRSQPPYTDYVSTRWYRAPEVLLKSNSYSSPIDIWAVGCIMAELYTIRPLFPGNSEVDEIFKICQVLGTLKKLDWPEGYNLAASMNFRFPKCVPTSLRSLIPNASDEAITLMKDMLQWDPEKRPSAAQALRYPYFHVGQSLGTPLKYSEQHKTHAKVAEANAEPKPLSLCKTQAESLHQPLHQIQLPQEPNTQQPARPSTLTEGQQEPLSLVKNRQPMSWQTPGRATPTGAENSVTGVRTGRRRWGQTSIKSVDSFDSVDDADAGASISKKPTIRDALSCRFPESKNCTGGKPTSNKGLNRADSTTLSAKQHYLRQSRYLPGINPRINSSAGNQVVGRNLWGSSCLTRGQDFPFNKDLSFSKLTDKLPLKEKTLEDFDLFKDSFMSSSNNPTRTTYMSPFQKTETGAARQRITLAPIGGTSAIDLSSAADLRIDSKIKPSKNKNSSNKPAPSNEEYDGWRSRSLNSQIPCSSTSATGRNSLPRNTNIQPIHGRVDWTAKYGGHR, encoded by the exons ATGAAACCGGAGAACTTGCTCTGCATGGGCCCCGAGCTGGTTAAAATTGCTGATTTTGGACTTGCTAGAGAAATCCGCTCCCAGCCTCCTTACACCGATTATGTGTCCACGAGATG GTACCGAGCTCCAGAGGTTCTACTCAAGTCCAACTCCTACAGTTCGCCCATTGACATCTGGGCCGTGGGATGCATCATGGCGGAGCTCTACACAATCAGACCGCTGTTTCCTGGCAACAGCGAGGTGGACGAGATCTTCAAGATCTGTCAGGTGCTGGGAACGCTGAAGAAG TTGGACTGGCCTGAGGGCTACAACCTGGCGGCCTCCATGAACTTCCGCTTCCCAAAATGTGTCCCCACCAGCCTCAGATCCCTGATCCCCAACGCCAGTGACGAGGCGATCACGCTGATGAAAGACATGCTGCAGTGGGACCCTGAGAAAAGGCCAAGTGCTGCTCAG GCTCTGCGGTATCCATATTTCCATGTCGGCCAGTCGCTCGGTACCCCTCTCAAGTACTCGGAGCAGCACAAAACCCATGCAAAGGTGGCAGAGGCAAACGCAGAACCGaagcctctgtctctctgtaagACCCAGGCTGAGTCTCTCCACCAGCCACTTCATCAGATCCAACTTCCCCAGGAGccaaacacacaacaaccaGCGCGTCCCAGCACGCTGACAGAGGGGCAGCAAGAACCTCTCAGCCTGGTTAAAAACAGGCAGCCAATGAGCTGGCAGACT CCTGGGCGAGCAACTCCCACAGGAGCAGAGAACAGCGTGACCGGAGTGAGGACCGGACGTCGGCGATGGGGCCAGACGTCCATCAAGTCAGTTGACAGCTTCGACAGTGTTGACGATGCAGACGCTGGAGCTTCCATCTCCAAAAAACCCACCATCAGAGATGCACTCAGCTGTCG ATTTCCAGAGTCAAAGAACTGTACGGGAGGAAAACCAACAAGCAACAAAGGGCTGAACAGAGCAGATTCCACTACCTTGTCTGCCAAACAGCACTACCTGCGCCAGTCCAGATACCTACCTG GCATAAATCCAAGAATTAACTCGTCAGCAGGAAACCAGGTGGTTGGCAGAAACCTGTGGGGCAGCTCGTGCTTAACCAGAGGACAGGACTTCCCTTTTAATAAAG ATTTAAGTTTTTCTAAACTAACAGATAAGCTGCCTCTAAAAGAAAAGACTCTGGAGGATTTTGATCTCTTCAAAG ACTCCTTCATGAGCAGCTCCAACAATCCGACCAGGACGACGTACATGTCACCTTTTCAGAAGACGGAAACAGGAGCAGCGAGACAGAGGATCACACTGGCGCCGATAGGAGGAACGTCTGCTA TTGATCTGTCGTCTGCTGCTGATCTAAGAATTGATTCCAAAATCAAACCATCCAAGAACAAGAACTCTTCAAATAAACCGGCGCCCTCaaatgaag AGTACGATGGATGGAGGAGCAGATCTTTGAATTCTCAAATCCCTTGTTCCAGCACCAGCGCTACGGGCAGGAACTCCCTCCCCAGGAACACAAACATTCAGCCGATACACGGACGAGTAGACTGGACGGCCAAATACGGAGGCCACCGGTAG
- the LOC137194496 gene encoding transmembrane protein 14C-like — MAVDRIGYVYAALVAVGGLIGYVKAGSVTSLGAGLLFGLLAAVGAYLTSQNPKNVWLSLGTSGTLAVVMGLRFLNSWKFMPAGLITLASGLMLARIITGMQKRARSS, encoded by the exons ATGGCAGTTGACAGGATCGGCTACGTTTACGCTGCTCTGGTGGCGGTTGGAGGACTCATAGGTTATGTGAAAGCAG GCAGCGTCACCTCTCTGGGCGCAGGGCTGCTCTTCGGTCTGCTGGCTGCAGTCGGTGCTTATCTGACATCTCAAAACCCAAAGAATGTCTGGCTTTCACTAG GCACCTCGGGAACGCTGGCTGTAGTGATGGGACTGAGATTTCTCAACTCCTGGAAGTTCATGCCAGCTGGTTTAATAACTCTGGCGAG CGGACTGATGCTGGCAAGGATCATAACTGGAATGCAAAAGAGAGCACGAAGCtcttga
- the pak1ip1 gene encoding p21-activated protein kinase-interacting protein 1-like has protein sequence MAAVLELVAGSYEQVTFGYRVKTDEKEWTSKADFTHHAHTASISAVAASERFVVTGSKDETIQLYDMKKKIEHGALLHHDGTITCLEFHGTSHLLSGGEDGLICVWSTKKWECLKTINAHKGHVTSLSVHPSGKLVLSVGTDKTLRTWNLTNGRSAFIKNIKQNAHIVRWSPDGDKYVVVVNDTVTVYNLETASVTGTVKNPKRISSIKFLNNSILAVAGDDEIVRLCDVGKEKWVCEFKAHDTRVKAIDSFNMEDYCVLVTASNDGFIKMWKLHLKEELESPTLLGEVNTTARLTCLAVWKPSSVQQITEEPENKATTSEELAQELLKTKRVRIATEEVILEDESKPKKKKK, from the exons ATGGCAGCTGTACTGGAGCTGGTTGCTGGGAGCTACGAGCAGGTTACATTTGGATACCGAgtgaaaactgatgaaaaa gagtGGACATCCAAGGCAGACTTCACACATCATGCCCACACTGCTTCAATATCAGCTGTGGCAGCCAGTGAGAGGTTTGTTGTCACAGGAAGCAAAGATGAGACCATACAGCTGTACgacatgaagaagaaaatcGAACACGGAGCTTTGCTGCACCATGACG GCACCATCACCTGCCTCGAGTTTCATGGGACGTCTCATTTACTGAGCGGAGGAGAGGATGGACTGATATGTGTGTGGAGCACAAAGAAGTGGGAGTGTCTGAAGACCATCAACGCTCACAA AGGCCACGTCACATCGTTGTCTGTCCATCCTTCTGGCAAACTTGTGCTCTCGGTTGGGACAGATAAGACTCTCAG gACATGGAATCTAACCAACGGAAGATCAGCTTTcatcaaaaacatcaaacaga ATGCACACATTGTCAGATGGTCTCCAGATGGGGATAAATATGTGGTCGTGGTAAATGACACGGTGACTGTCTACAACCTGGAGACGGCCTCTGTGACAGGGACGGTCAAAAACCCCAAGAGAATCTCGTCTATTAAGTTCCTAAAT AACTCCATCCTGGCTGTTGCAGGAGATGATGAAATAGTGAGGCTATGTGATGTGGGAAAGGAGAAATGGGTGTGTGAGTTCAAGGCTCATGACACCAG GGTGAAAGCGATTGACAGTTTCAATATGGAGGATTACTGCGTGTTGGTGACGGCTTCAAACGACGGATTCATCAAAATGTGGAAACTCCATCTGAAAGAG GAGTTGGAGTCTCCCACTCTCCTGGGGGAAGTGAACACAACAGCCAGACTGACGTGTCTCGCAGTGTGGAAGCCTTCATCAGTGCAGCAGATCACTGAAGAACCAGAGAACAAGGCAACAACGTCTGAAG AACTCGCTCAGGAGCTTTTAAAGACGAAGAGAGTGCGGATTGCAACAGAAGAAGTCATTCTAGAAGATGAGAGCAAacccaaaaagaagaaaaaataa